From a region of the Panthera uncia isolate 11264 chromosome B1, Puncia_PCG_1.0, whole genome shotgun sequence genome:
- the LOC125922880 gene encoding placenta-specific gene 8 protein-like, with the protein MNPVVSQPGYGTGGVMHSDWQSGVFDCCDDLGICLCGTFFPLCLSCQIASDMNECCLCGASVAMRTLYRTRYGIPGSICSDFLWLGCFPHCTLCQLKRDIEKRKAMNAF; encoded by the exons ATGAATCCCGTTGTTTCACAGCCAGGATATGGGACCGGGGGTGTGATGCATAGTGACTGGCAATCTGGCGTATTTGACTGCTGTGATGACCTGGGGATTT GCCTCTGTGGGACCTTCTTTCCCCTATGCCTTTCCTGTCAGATCGCCTCTGACATGAACGAATGCTGTCTGTGCGGAGCGAGTGTCGCCATGAGGACCTTGTATCGGACGCGATATGGCATCCCG GGATCTATTTGCAGTGATTTCCTATGGCTGGGATGTTTCCCTCATTGCACCCTTTGCCAACTCAAGCGAGatattgagaaaagaaaagcaatgaatgCTTTCTAA